GCAGAACATATTGGGTCAAAGTTCACATTATTTATGGGATGTTTATTTCAGAGTCCCAGTTCAGCTCAAGGCATCTATGAACTATATGAATGTTTCATtacagaatctttttttttttttttttttttttttttttttttaaagatcaatTATTAATACGTCCATAAAGACAAAGTTTAAAGTGGGTAGCAGACATTCTTGGGTCTCATATTGTTGCATAGTGTGAAtcaattttaaaagaaaatcgtttctattaaaaactaaaatgaacatAACATGAGGTCTTTTCTTTGTGAGCATCGAATATTTACTCCAGTTATGTTCTTCATAacttgtgggggtttttttgttgcctTGTTGTCAATTGcttaattgtattattatattatttcatttaaggGACAAAAATGTGTAAAGAAAGTGGATTCCATAAAACTACAAGGTTATGTCTTCAAGCCATTAGAGATGCCCTTCTGCATCATCGCTGGCAAGAAGCTGTGCAGTATTTAGATGTTTACACTCAAACACTGGAAGACACCACAGTTAGCAAGCAGTCAGTAGCCTGTGAGGTAAGTGAGATGAAAATCACCCCGACTTTATTCACCTGTAGTGGTAAAGTCAGTCCAAACAGGATTTCGCAGGTTTTTTGGGATTGTTGCTGCcaaaaaacgcttgattttgctgtggcatttaaaaaaaaaatcataataaaattTGCAATGGGGTTGTTTTGTGCTCCCCCCCCCAAACTAATCGAATTGGTGaatcgcagtgatgtttgttggtaaatgagaccttttaactgtactcatgttcgacgcacgtgaatcgatgACTGCTTcagctgaatgcgcgttgtgatgacgtcacatgatgcgtctcggcccaaatctgcggtgatttttgaaaaattgcaatctCCTCTAAATCTTGCCGGGTTCGCTTGGTTTTGCGCAaattcctggagggactgattttaTCTCCATTCATGACCTTATTCACCTTCTTATTCCTCACAAAACTCTAACACTATCCAGTAGGTCATCTGGATGAACTTGTGGTCATGATATGCTTACATTTCTCTAGATATGTTGAATGTGAAGTATTTCTTTATGGTCTCATTGTTTTGTTCTCCCCCCAGATTATTTGGAGACTTGGCACTGAAGTCCTCCAGCATCATCCAAAGAAAGAACTGGAACATTTTAATGTTCTTTATGAGCGGATGAAAAACACTGGAGTGAAAAATTTTGCTAAGGTTTGATTTTTATATCTGTagtatattttttgtctctctcttttcttttgtttaacaaagtaacattgagtaaataaaagcttaaaGAAATAATCTAATTCACTAGTACTGATAAAGTCCTGAATCGCAAGGGTGACTTAAGCTGAAGTAATAACTCGCTTTAAAATATACCTGAGTGTCAAATGTccaaaaaaattgttaaacGGTTAAAATAATGTGATGGTGGATTTACAGTATTTCCTCCGACCAAACACATGGAGTTTACTGAAACAAAAGGATCTTGGAtaaccaaaggaaaaaaaatgtcattggtgaaagtaatttgttttaaaatggtaGATATTTATTAAGTGCGTTTCAAGCAATGATTACAAAttctttattaattttaatCTGTCATTCCaaccttttattcattttatccGTGTGAAATTAAACTCCTGCTCTCCTTATTTTGCGAAGATCTGTTTGGAACATGCTTTCCACCTTCTGTTGAACGGCCAGATTCACAATGCCAAACAGCAGCTATCGGTCGCAATGAGCTGGAGGTATGGCAAGCATTCTGCAAGTCAGGGTCTGGAGTTAAAGCTCATCCATGCGTACTGCGGCTTTCTGGATTATTTGCTCTGGTCTTCAAAGAGGCAGGCCTTCTCTGATACAGGTAGGAAGACTCCACTTCATGTCTGTGCTGGATCTCTCTCATCTGTTACTACAAATTAGTACATTTATAGACATTTGCAGAGGACAGTCCAACCTCCTAGTGGTCTTGCTTGCTCGGTAAACCGGTGTTGGACGTGTCCGTCAAAATTAGCACCAGGGATTTTCATACAGTTTTGAAATGCATTAAGGCGTGCTAATGTGTTGCAGCCCGTATGCTGTCTTGCAATGTAGCTCTTGTAAATACCACGAAAAGCAACTCTTACACTTAATAAAGCAGGTGATTCATCTGTAATGTGTAAAATGGCAACGGATTCCtgtatttgaattatattttcTATTTACATATGCAACCTTTGGGTCCAAATAACAATTAGAGTCCAGTGAGAACAATAAAGTTGCATTTGTGAGCATgaacttatatttatttatttatttttaaagttactCCGACCTCCTAAAGCTAAAACTGTTCTCTCACCAAtcctacattttaaataaaatgaaataaaatccaaGATTTGTAAAGCCAGCTGCTgccataacccccccccccccccatttcacCAGGACAAACTGTTTAAGGTTGTGCCACTCAGGAGCTcaaggtttttttaaataataataataaacaatagcaGTTGCACGTCCGCATGGGTCATGTGTGAAACTCGGAATTTGTACTTTCAATAACAGCTTACcagtttctttaaataaaaaaaaaaacagctgctaAATTGCAATCCTCTCACTTAATTGCCCTGATATGTATATAATCACTATTcaagtgaatttttaaaaatatgcgtAAATCTTGCGATTTGGGCTCTTTACCTCCACCCACTTAGGCTGGATCTGGATAGAGCTGCACTTCGCTCTCCGTCTACACcggcatttttaaacattttccaaaaattgctcgTCCACACTGAAACGTCTGAAAACACACTGCACATGCGTAAAAACGAACGATACTTTGGACAGTGTCATTTCCGTCAGATGCTTATTTACAGTCTGTCTCTTTGAATCGATGCAGCGATTCTGTCCCCAGTCTGAAGGTTGTACAAGatgacattaacatttaacaatgCTGTCAAACTGGATATCAGGCGCAACAACCGCAGCATGACgtcgtccaccatcttgtttgttttgagttgaatgagTCACGTGACTAAAAATACATCATTGTTTTGggatatttttgttttctcagcCCACACTACAACGTGAAAACATTGCCTTAGATCAcgggtgtcaaactcattttagttcAGGGGCCACATACAGTCTAAATATATGTCAAGTGGGCCGGGCTGGTAAAATCATAGCATGATTGTTCCCTTTGTTTTCGTGCAAAGAAGTACAAGCACATtaggaaaatatacatatttaatgaaatatctTTTTACAAAACATGTCATGAACAACCTCAGATTTCTTAAGACAAACATGCGCAATTTGCTtctgattatcatttacatgtgtgCGTTACAACTAGTCACAGTGtaataacaaacagcagaaggcGCATTGCTACGATCTGCTGTTCGTCCCAGTGTTGTGCCGCATCTTCTACTCTGACTAAAACAGTGCGCCCCTAGCGGATAATTTAGGAATAgaattttataaaaaatttctAGTTCGTGtctttttatggattttttttttatttatttttttttttctctccactttCAAAATTCATCCTGCGGGCCACATTGAACCCCCTAGAGGGCTGGTTTTGGACCGCGGGCTGTATGTCTGACACCCCTGCCTTAGATGGTCTAGATAGCCTTAGGTGGCATTGTGGTTAGCCTTGCTGCATCATCGCTCCATGGTTTCTGGTTTGATATAgaactcaggttactgtctgtgtgaagtttctCATTTTCTTCCAGTGTCTGTATCGGTTTTGTCCGGGTTTCCTCTCCCCTCGTAAAACATGCCGATTGtaggattggctatgctaaattgcccctagttggGAATGAGTGTGAATGTTTACGTATATTGTGAACTCGGACACATCCAGAGTGTATTTCCaccatgactctgaccaggataaagtgatttTACTAAAGATTAATGaaggaataaatgaatggatgaagaATTGTGTTGGACCAAATTTAGGCTTTTCATAATCAAtgaaattaaagaaaagaatttcaattCATCACTTAAAGACCAGTGGAGTCTGATTGCAATGGTTGACGAAAATTGTAAACTCTGATGGATAGAAAGCccggtttattttatttatttatttatttatttatttatttattattatttttttaaatgctccgCTAGTTGTCTATGTAGAGTAGGAATTTGGTATGACTTCTCAAAACCCTAAGTCCCATGAATTCCTAAAGCTAAAATGAAGTTGTTATTAATGCCTACAGCAAATCCAAAATTCTGTGGTTAATAGTAACCCTTGTGGATGGCCAGCCTAGCATAAGGACATTTGCAGTTCATGACGTGCCACCATAGCACATATTTAGTCATTTCAGAACATGGTGGTGCTGCAGTAAGTGTTGCCACATTAGGCTTTGAcctaagacaaaaatataatgatGTGGAATAGATAAAAGCTATTTAGCTGGCTATCAGACTGAATGACTCTAAAACAGGAATTGAGGCACTATGGCGGTGAATGCAGTGTTGAGCATACATTTCGTGACTGTTTGCATATTTAGTATTTTCaaatataggttttttttttgtttgttttttcccccagtatGTCTGAATTATCATAGGTTGGCTGTTTGTTTGGGATTTAAATTCTGAGAACTGAGAGATGTCCTGTCCTTTGCACACTTTGTTCTTTTATAAGTTGCCGATTTCTTCTCTGCTCTTTGTGTGGCTTTACCATTGTTCTCCCCCTAGTCCTAATAAACACTGTGCTTTTATCTATTTTATCAGAGGATTGCGGAAATAACCATGAGATGCACAGCCACTTCAGACAAGCCTCTGTGACTCTGCAGGAAATCATCAAACAGCCAGGAGTGTGGGACCCTTTTGTATATGGTTGCGTTGATGTGAGTCGACACATTGCTGGCTTTGATTTCACTCAAAGTCTATGTTAATGTTCGTCTAATTTTGATGACGTGCGTACtgatgtgctttttgttttttaacagatGCTCGAGTTCTACAACGATGAAGAAGAAGCTCTGAAGTTACTGCAAAACTATGCCTATAACGATGAATTTCCATCAAACCCCAATGCTCACATTTACTTGTATAAGCATCAGCTGAGACATAAAGCTTCACCAGCACAACTTATTAAAACTCTAAAGGTAGAGTGTACTGAAAATCACTTTTACGAAaccatgctgtttttatttatttaattaattaattttattattgtttatttgttgttgtttttttattaggcTATAGACCTCTTGGATCTGTATGCTAAGTGTCAACAATgtattaaacaacttagaacatgacacctttagtttgaacccacccatttttcaagcgatcagaaatattggaacaggtCTTTCTTGTTGCCAGGGTGCCCTGTTGGATTGattgttttaaacaattaataactctgaatgtctgctcttggtttgagccctgggtttcatcTGTGGAGAATACATTTGTTGTTAACaagaataaaccaacatgaaggccagacagctgtctatgggagaaaaggaAGCCATTCTgatgctgagaaaagagggaaaatcgatCAGAGGCGTTgtacaagcattgggcatagccaatacaacaatttggaatgtcctaaaaaagaaagaaaccactggtctaCTAACAACCAGACCTCAAACctgttggccaaggaaaacaacagcagttcaTCAACTGTATAGAAACACTGTGTGAGCTGTGaaggaaaaaccccaaaacatacTTCCAACCACTCTACTTGGTTACTTAGTTAAAGTAAAGTGACCATAAACATTTATTGTAGCATAAACACTTATATATTGTAATCAagtgattaattttattttctcttatgCGGCTGCTGTCAGAAGTGAGGAGGTGTGcgggggtgtgagtgtgtgaggattTGTGTGGGGCTGGCGTTGCAGCGCTCTCCAGTGCGTGTCGGGATTTCCCTGAAGCGTGAGGGCTTTCTCGTGCCGTCGTTAAACGTCGCGTGCAAGCTCACCAAACTGCGTCCTCATCTGCACCCGAGCCTtctggaaagagagacagtgattAGAAAAGATTGCCGCCGTATGGAGGTCGGAACCATTCATGAAGAAGCGACGTGCACATGTCACGCGAGCTACTACTCAAAATCGCACGGGCGGAAGAGCGTCCTCTTATACCCCTCCCCCGTCTgctgagtggtggaattctccCGACCGACTCCCCAGTCGCCGGTCGGGGTTGTGTCGGCGGCTCCACCCCATCATGACGGGCCTTCCGGCTGTCGTCGGGCTTGACGCTAGGCTGTCTGCTTCGTGCCTGTGcggcagtcggggaaggagcgactttccTACCATGCGCGCCGGCTGTTGGTCCGTTGCGacaatatatattacattattctcacctgtgtgtctTATCTACATGGGTTTCTGACTTGGTGAAGGATGGCACACAGTGTTATGTGATGGAGGGAGCCTCTTCCAGTTTATAAGCCTGTTTGCTTCACTTGTATGAGGGAGGGAAGAATTAATCCATTCTGGTGTGGTGGAATGGGCAGCTTAATTGATGTCCAGTTGATGGTAGAGCAATGGAGCAATGGCAGCACACACTCCAGCCAGTCTGTTGCAGCATAAGAGAATAGGAAAACTGTAGCTCCAACTGAAGTCACAAGCTACACAGGATAGCACCAACTGGTCCTGGCTCAGGCATTGGCAAGTAAAACTGACACTAGTGACGAAGTGACGCTAGGTTGgatttttatagtttatagttaaCACTACGTCAGCCATTTCATGTTGGAGGTCTCTGTATATTATGAACACGATCATCTCCAGGTGTTAAACATCGCCCCCTGTGGTTAGAAGGTGTGAAActgaacattatttttaaagcaattcCAAACAAACTTGGTCTGCTTTGACCATGTATTAAAGAAAATAGGTTGCCTTGGCAACCAGAAAGTTTCTCACATAGCGGCTGAAAATGTTTGGATTGGATAAAACAGTCCTTGTGACTTGATGTGAAAGTGAAATCTGATTGATGGGACGCTTGTAAATAAAACTGCTGAATGTTTTTCCAAGGAGGGTTTCGAAAAATTTCATACGGATCCATATTTATCTTAAATTGTTTCAGGTACTGCACTCATTGGTTCCCAGCCATGAGCTGATGCTGGAATATTGCACTCTGTTGATTAAGTCAGGTAAATTTAAATCAATTGTCTTAtcttttaatattatatatatatatatatatatatatatatatatatatatatatatatatatatatatatataatatatatgtgtgtgtgtgtgtatgtaattatttttttaattgctgttTCTGCAGCAATTAAGCACATGTTTTTAATTGCGTAACTGATGATAAAACGTCTTTATTCTGCTCCTTTACCAGGACAACAGAAAAATCTGCAGCACGCTCTTAGTGTTGCTATGAATCTTCTGGAACATGCCTGCTGGAAGACTGACGTGAAGGCATGGACCTGTCTGCTTCATGTTCTCAGTTGCGTCAAAAGAAGAAAGTAAGAGAAAATGCTCTGCAAAATTTGATGAATATTCacttaatatttaaacagaaaatatGCGCAGGTGAAAAACCCTCTTCTCCAGCCCAGTTACCTCCACAAATATCCATAAATGGTCAATGCGAATGACTTCCTACATATTTAAGTGTGGGGTGTCTCATTCATATTTGAGTTGGTGGAGAGAAAACCAAAAGAAGAGGAATGTTTGGGACTGTGAATAGCAAGTTGTGTTTGGAGAAATAAAAGGACACAATTACGTCAATCTGGCATGCTAGAATTTTATACGCTTGTATACAACCGCGTTCTTAGTAATTGAATGATTGGTCTATTGGTCttaatttatagattttttcCACTCACACAACTGGAAATCTACTTACTTTTTTCTAACAAAAAATATTCTCTTAAGccatcattttcttttaaaaactgaatttaTGAGGGTTTTTCCTAGGTCCAAATTGTTCTGCAGTAGTACCTACCTGAACCATATACTCACTGTATTTACAGTTAATAAAAACATGAGTGATGATGGCATGttgctgttttaatattttataaaacatttagcTTCCTGTTTGATATTATTGGAATTACTACACAGATCATCATATTAAGGATCCTTatcattttataatgaaaataacATTACAAGTTGCAGGTAAAcatatttccccccccccatttactATTTAGATTCCATATcgtaataaaaatgataatttcACTAAATATTCTACTGCTCCAGACTGCTAAGTTTGTTTGATGACATTTATTTGCATTAATAGAGCGCTGTAAAAATGAGTCCTAAAGCCTGAAAATGAGTTAGCACTTTAGCACTTCAGGTTCCATCGTCCTgaagtcagtgggttttttgaatgagtttttggttaaatgcctgaaataaggtctgtggttaacacaagctcaatttattttcacgttttattctatgacATAAGATActccagtaataccccactcgtgaTTTTGTGAAGCTTTTTACGTGTCTTGGAAAAGACGGTTgataacaagtggctaaatgggactatgGAGGTTGTCcaggacattaaacgtcatcacgccaaacaggaaaactcatctactacagcctcgttgtgtgtATACTTGcactcttgcaaactattccaactcaaactttccaacatgtagatttatcaatttatagtattttccaattgtagtcgtggtgtttttttttcttcaaattgtaGTATTATAAAGCTTAGTGGTGGTGACGTTTAAGTCATGTGACCATGGTGTAGTTCCTTTCTAgcctaactttagctttttacgTGTGGCGATTGTGTTTAGGCCTCAAAACTCATAAGTCAAAACAAAACGTgcaagaatcataaacttttgttggtcacagagatTGTTTTCTGCAACATTCCCAATTTTTTGCAAAATTAACttccgggttggcctacaaaaataggtaatttgtcatttttgctGCACTCTATTGTAGGGTTCCATTAAATAAATGCGCATCAGAGCAAGCCAGGTAGCAGCGCAGAGGGGGAAAGTGTGGGTTGTTTAAGTTGAggctaaaaaaaatttagtgTGCACTAGGATCAAATCATACATGTTGCTTTTTTCCAAGTGATTGCTGATACAACAGGGCTTTGTAATCCTAACCCTTTTTTGTCTATTTCATTTGTTATGAAGTTGTATATGTCCTGCATATGTGTCCTGTTGCTTGCGGTATTTTCCATAACACTTTGTttcagtagcagcttggcacgTTCTGACTGATGTatatttcttctgtttccttAGAAACCTTAAGAAACTTATCAAAGAAGAGTGGCAACGCAGAAAAGACCTCTGGTTGAAAATGCATTTCAAAACCTTCCATAGCAGGAAGGACTCTGAAGCACTTATGAGTGTCAAAGTGAAAGTACTGCTCCGCGTGGGCCTGTATAGTAAGTGTgatcactgttgttttttttttatttattattatttatttgtttttttttaattattctcaTTAGAGGAACAATACATCAGCTATAAATGTTGACTTCAGTGATGCTGTATTAAGAGTATCTGGCTCATATTATCTATAGGTTCATTCCTTTTTCTTCCACTTTTCCTGGTGGTGGTCACAGTGGCAACAGGCCGAGAAGGTCAATCCAGACTTCTCTGTCCCCAGCCACAGATTCCAACTCCTTGGAAATCCCAAGTCATTTCCGAGCCAATTATGAGATGTAATCACTCCAGGTCTGCCTCTGGGTCTCCGTCTAGCGGGTCAGACCTGTTACAGCTATACAAGGACCTGACCAGCAAGTTATTACTCCAAATATCACCGCTCCAACCATTCCCAAAATGAGTACTAAAATCCCCCAGGAGCACTATGAAGTCAGTAGGAGGTACCCTCTTGAGCCACTTCGGTCTAACCCTGAGACTTGAAATCTTATAGAGGCAACTCTTGTCCACTGGGGAAAAACTTGGCCCTGCAAGGGACTTGTGAGTATCTCCACAATCACCTGAGGCCTGTCTTTTGTGGGAAACACAGAGAAGGAAACAGACCATCCCTGATCCAGAGCTTTCCATCTCGTATGCTAACTTTTGCTTTGGGAAGGCAGAATGTCATATTGCCCGTTTCCATTCAAAGGGTCTAGTTTAAGACTGTCCATCGCATCCCTGCCACCCAACTGCCATCGCACCTGACCATCACCCCTCATATTAGGATAGCTCTTTGTCTGATCTGTTCACCAAGGGTAGCCTGGGAGCATTCAAGTACATAAACACCTTCACCATAAACACCCTCACCAACTTCTCTGAGCTCCTGAGCTCGGgttcctgtctgtgtggagtttcactgTATttgaaatacacaaaatataaaggcttaaaatgttctgtatggaggagtgGACTGATATCTCTCTACAACTGTTTCTAAGCAAGTTAGACATTAATGGAATAGACGCAGTGCTGTTATTCTTGTCCGGACAGGTGTTGCGTTACTTAAAAAGGCTATTATTGGGCTCTTGAGTGGTGCAAGAGAAAAGCATTCACCGTATCTACCAGAGATCCTAAGTTCAGATCCTGGCATCAAACATCCATGActgtccaagagagcaaaattatCCATGGGAGGGATGGTGTACTGTCTCCGTGAGCTCATGCTTGCGTGGGAAGTGCTTTCCTGTGAAAGTAGCCGTTTCCATCCACTTTTCTATTATCGACAAAGTCAAAATGcgttaaaaaaaagttagcaaAGTTTAAAATGGAGAGTATTGAgacaattaaatgaaattggCCAGCTTACTGTCACTTTAATTTCACACACGATTGCAGTTGTAAGAAATATCAGAAGACGATGTCAGAATGGAGCAGTTGCTCGTCTGATCGGGCTCCAAGTACCTTTCCTTAATTGACGAAGCCCTTGATCAAGGAGGTAATGGTGGAAAAGTCTCTGGCTGCAACGTTTTAGAAAATCACGGCCCATGTTTGACATGCTGTGCCAACTAATTGGTCCTGATGTTGCACCCATAGCGGT
This genomic interval from Ictalurus furcatus strain D&B chromosome 2, Billie_1.0, whole genome shotgun sequence contains the following:
- the taf1a gene encoding TATA box-binding protein-associated factor RNA polymerase I subunit A isoform X2; translation: MDNLQSELYIPDADLNDETSEDERSHTSVKQAGLLLVYPIKGTKMCKESGFHKTTRLCLQAIRDALLHHRWQEAVQYLDVYTQTLEDTTVSKQSVACEIIWRLGTEVLQHHPKKELEHFNVLYERMKNTGVKNFAKICLEHAFHLLLNGQIHNAKQQLSVAMSWRYGKHSASQGLELKLIHAYCGFLDYLLWSSKRQAFSDTEDCGNNHEMHSHFRQASVTLQEIIKQPGVWDPFVYGCVDMLEFYNDEEEALKLLQNYAYNDEFPSNPNAHIYLYKHQLRHKASPAQLIKTLKVLHSLVPSHELMLEYCTLLIKSGQQKNLQHALSVAMNLLEHACWKTDVKAWTCLLHVLSCVKRRKNLKKLIKEEWQRRKDLWLKMHFKTFHSRKDSEALMSVKVKVLLRVGLYNTRYSMKYYKDQKKMMAQQEKSEEHDVLKVKGNKGKISEKARKRKKK
- the taf1a gene encoding TATA box-binding protein-associated factor RNA polymerase I subunit A isoform X1, which codes for MQTGNVTLENLLGKTSGKVHRPLINYLENTGINADLNDETSEDERSHTSVKQAGLLLVYPIKGTKMCKESGFHKTTRLCLQAIRDALLHHRWQEAVQYLDVYTQTLEDTTVSKQSVACEIIWRLGTEVLQHHPKKELEHFNVLYERMKNTGVKNFAKICLEHAFHLLLNGQIHNAKQQLSVAMSWRYGKHSASQGLELKLIHAYCGFLDYLLWSSKRQAFSDTEDCGNNHEMHSHFRQASVTLQEIIKQPGVWDPFVYGCVDMLEFYNDEEEALKLLQNYAYNDEFPSNPNAHIYLYKHQLRHKASPAQLIKTLKVLHSLVPSHELMLEYCTLLIKSGQQKNLQHALSVAMNLLEHACWKTDVKAWTCLLHVLSCVKRRKNLKKLIKEEWQRRKDLWLKMHFKTFHSRKDSEALMSVKVKVLLRVGLYNTRYSMKYYKDQKKMMAQQEKSEEHDVLKVKGNKGKISEKARKRKKK